Proteins encoded together in one Chryseobacterium sp. G0201 window:
- the tpx gene encoding thiol peroxidase: protein MFSKLIFSTVLFFSVLSFAQKAKTANTVLMGGRPVHTYAKLPSVNKPAPKFTLTDVTMKDQTLDSYKGKYLILNIFPSVDTGVCSASVRHFNEDAANIPNTVVLCISKDLPFAQKRFCGAEGIKNVVMLSDFRSDFGKTYGVELTDSVMKGLLSRAVVVIDPSGKIVYEEQVDDISHEPNYEAAIKAVKN from the coding sequence ATGTTTTCAAAATTAATTTTCAGCACCGTATTATTTTTCTCGGTGTTGAGTTTTGCTCAAAAAGCTAAAACAGCCAATACCGTTCTAATGGGAGGAAGACCTGTACACACGTATGCTAAATTACCGTCAGTAAATAAACCAGCTCCAAAGTTCACGCTTACCGATGTTACGATGAAAGACCAAACTCTTGATTCTTACAAAGGAAAATACCTGATCCTAAATATTTTCCCGAGTGTAGATACGGGAGTTTGTTCGGCTTCTGTGCGTCATTTTAATGAAGATGCAGCGAATATTCCGAATACGGTTGTTCTTTGTATTTCTAAAGATTTGCCATTCGCTCAAAAGAGATTTTGTGGTGCAGAAGGAATCAAAAATGTGGTGATGCTTTCTGATTTCCGTTCGGATTTCGGGAAAACGTACGGTGTTGAGCTTACGGATTCTGTGATGAAAGGTCTTTTAAGCAGAGCTGTTGTCGTGATCGATCCTTCAGGAAAGATCGTTTATGAAGAGCAGGTAGATGATATTTCGCATGAACCGAATTATGAAGCGGCGATTAAGGCGGTGAAAAATTAA
- a CDS encoding DUF6261 family protein, giving the protein MKITLAKLSTKDLATLAQRIISNSQSGKYPVITNHPLLSVLQTSYTEYDSVYTKQVYSGKGKDVATLDHERDVAYSNMKAFLNGYQKLPSMANYQLAEDLYGVFKTFGLDLDRLSYSSQTAQMKKLIETLERPENMEKIANLSLNTAYDDMKSKHEAFEILFAEQAEANGELRQMKSASAVRKDLEKILKSYINLVTVMKDVPGWEVFYADTNELVKAAKNSSIAKTKDENSSDKKM; this is encoded by the coding sequence ATGAAAATTACATTAGCAAAGCTAAGTACTAAAGATCTTGCGACTTTAGCTCAAAGAATTATTTCAAATTCTCAATCAGGAAAATATCCTGTGATCACCAATCATCCTTTACTTTCGGTTTTACAGACTTCATACACGGAGTATGACAGTGTCTATACCAAACAAGTCTACAGCGGAAAAGGAAAAGATGTCGCTACACTGGATCATGAAAGAGATGTCGCTTACAGCAATATGAAGGCATTCTTGAACGGTTACCAAAAACTTCCTTCAATGGCTAATTATCAGTTGGCGGAAGATCTATATGGAGTATTCAAAACCTTCGGGTTGGATCTTGACCGTTTAAGTTATTCCTCCCAAACTGCTCAGATGAAAAAGCTGATTGAAACCTTAGAACGCCCTGAAAACATGGAGAAAATAGCCAATCTCTCCCTGAATACCGCATACGATGACATGAAGTCTAAGCATGAAGCTTTTGAAATTCTTTTTGCAGAACAGGCAGAAGCCAACGGTGAACTCCGCCAGATGAAAAGTGCTTCAGCCGTCCGCAAGGATCTCGAAAAAATACTAAAATCTTATATCAATCTCGTGACCGTGATGAAAGATGTTCCGGGTTGGGAGGTTTTCTATGCCGATACCAACGAGCTTGTGAAGGCAGCGAAAAATTCTTCTATAGCTAAAACTAAAGACGAAAATTCATCAGATAAAAAAATGTAA
- a CDS encoding bacteriocin-like protein: MKNLKKISREQLKEVQGGVTPFPQCPYGYIYKCEAVGVCDETTGQDDCLCGCVPRVK, encoded by the coding sequence ATGAAAAATTTGAAAAAAATTTCAAGAGAGCAATTAAAAGAAGTACAAGGAGGAGTAACTCCATTTCCACAATGCCCATATGGTTACATATACAAATGCGAAGCAGTAGGTGTATGTGATGAAACAACCGGTCAAGATGACTGTCTATGTGGATGCGTGCCAAGAGTAAAATAA